The following coding sequences are from one Deltaproteobacteria bacterium window:
- a CDS encoding 4Fe-4S binding protein, with product MAYIVGDPCVKCKYTDCVAVCPVDCFYEGENTLVIHPDECIDCGACEPECPTNAIYEESAVPEDEAAYIELNAVFSGAKDAGDADTTGWPQHLIDAVNEGIEEWPVCSEKKDAMDGADDLAKTKGKLADFSPNPGS from the coding sequence ATGGCCTACATCGTTGGCGACCCGTGTGTGAAGTGTAAGTACACCGACTGCGTTGCAGTCTGCCCCGTGGATTGTTTCTACGAGGGTGAGAACACACTGGTGATTCATCCGGACGAGTGCATCGACTGTGGCGCCTGCGAGCCCGAGTGCCCCACCAACGCGATCTACGAGGAGAGCGCGGTGCCCGAGGACGAGGCGGCCTACATCGAGCTGAACGCCGTCTTCTCGGGCGCGAAGGACGCAGGCGATGCCGACACCACCGGCTGGCCGCAGCACCTCATCGACGCCGTGAACGAGGGCATCGAGGAGTGGCCGGTCTGCAGTGAGAAGAAGGACGCCATGGACGGCGCCGACGATCTCGCGAAGACCAAGGGCAAGCTCGCCGACTTCAGCCCCAACCCGGGCAGCTGA
- the metF gene encoding methylenetetrahydrofolate reductase [NAD(P)H], with the protein MRPRWADRQFSLEFYPPNTPKSEAAFQRAVKRLEPLRPDHVSVTFGAGGSTREKTFAVVEWLQENTDFVTLPHLSCLGTRDTSIDQILRRYQDAGVSRIVALRGDLPPEGETVLEGSFRHASDLVAHIRAFGGFEIYVACYPEFHPEAPTPGEDMEHFAAKVRAGADYAITQYFYDNEAYFRFVEDVRALGVEIPIYVGLMPMVSFEQIDRFSRVCDAGIPLWIRKRMEAYADDPASQRALGIDLASRQAERLLEQGCPGIHFYTLNRAAPILQIWENLGVIPDAEG; encoded by the coding sequence ATGAGACCGAGGTGGGCCGACAGGCAGTTCTCGCTGGAGTTCTATCCGCCGAACACTCCCAAGAGTGAGGCGGCCTTCCAGCGCGCCGTGAAGCGGCTGGAGCCGCTGCGGCCGGATCACGTCTCGGTGACCTTCGGCGCCGGGGGCAGCACCCGGGAGAAGACCTTCGCCGTGGTGGAGTGGCTGCAGGAGAACACCGACTTCGTCACCCTGCCCCATCTCTCCTGCCTGGGTACCCGCGACACCAGCATCGACCAGATCCTGCGGCGCTACCAGGACGCCGGGGTGAGCCGCATCGTCGCCCTGCGCGGCGATCTGCCCCCCGAGGGCGAGACGGTCCTGGAGGGCAGCTTCCGGCACGCCTCGGACCTGGTCGCCCACATCCGGGCCTTCGGCGGCTTCGAGATCTACGTGGCCTGCTACCCCGAGTTCCACCCGGAGGCGCCGACCCCCGGGGAGGACATGGAGCACTTCGCGGCCAAGGTCCGGGCGGGCGCCGACTACGCGATCACCCAGTACTTCTACGACAACGAGGCCTACTTCCGCTTCGTCGAGGACGTGCGGGCCCTGGGCGTGGAGATCCCGATCTACGTGGGCCTGATGCCGATGGTCAGCTTCGAGCAGATCGATCGCTTCTCCCGGGTCTGCGACGCGGGCATCCCCCTGTGGATCCGCAAGCGGATGGAGGCCTACGCGGACGACCCGGCCTCCCAGCGGGCGCTGGGCATCGACCTGGCCTCGCGCCAGGCCGAGCGGCTCCTCGAGCAGGGCTGCCCGGGGATCCACTTCTACACCCTCAACCGCGCGGCCCCGATCCTCCAGATCTGGGAGAACCTGGGCGTGATCCCGGACGCCGAGGGCTGA